A genomic segment from Daphnia pulex isolate KAP4 chromosome 5, ASM2113471v1 encodes:
- the LOC124194072 gene encoding double-stranded RNA-binding protein Staufen homolog isoform X1 — protein MNNVQERSAYESRNRDVKDQVFEPNWKMSGGAQEALIPAQGLELKNTIEELHKIETFENVGCIEKENRCESTDDTDFSMGLQDKSEQNGKKKTPMCLVNELARHHKIQPQYRLTEESGPAHQKTFVVNLKLGEEQYSATGQSIKKAQHAAAELALKKTDYQVPEPKPKVKCMSNSQCDKPITPTVELNALAMKLNFQPVYTNLAPLSIKSKIQEDGEQSPVCKGDFRLNQVDHNERFLNADFQRQHTHTSQRFPSSSNQRYYFNRYQQAPVTHRVTLAVGHVFVTGEGLQPQAARHHAAQQALEQLRGQTLIDKVQLDEAAVISEANTDSDLKSPVSLVHELALKLNLTVEFTVLNESGPPHMRNFIVQCKLGEVTTQGEGNCKKVAKRKAAEIMIDELKKVHPNGVLRPLEGNTVSPPRIRVKNKSTIARKKPRNLVKDVTSASNGCLGTKPQDPISQLVQLQQARKEKEPVFTVLSERGIPRQSPEFVVEVAVGSVTATGVGTKKKDAKRAAALKALDALGDSSKSSASSDTSVAVETLLQDAPLSNSNCTGRQMVPGLLLLGGGQSRKIDSPFITDSSNATGIKETTQSSRPPKTSGGLRPEIRLRYLAQVLEYEVEFSDFPKGKKGDFVSLVTLNTNPPQVSHGLGATLEEAHDNAASNMMKLLSEGSQDDTVGPNKENADQRSTGPQ, from the exons ATGAATAATGTTCAAGAAAGAAGTGCTTATGAATCAAGAAACAGAGATGTTAAAGATCAGG tATTTGAACCTAATTGGAAAATGTCAGGTGGTGCACAAGAAGCCCTGATACCAGCTCAAGGTTTAGAGTTGAAGAACACAATTGAAGAGTTAcacaaaattgaaacatttgagAATGTTGGATgcattgagaaagaaaatcggTGTGAATCTACTGATGATACTGATTTCTCAATGGGTTTACAAGACAAATCTGAGcagaatgggaaaaagaaaaccccaaTGTGTCTAGTCAATGAGCTTGCTCGCCACCATAAG atACAGCCTCAGTATCGTCTGACAGAGGAATCAGGACCTGCACATCAGAAAACATTTGTTGTGAACCTGAAATTGG GTGAGGAGCAGTATAGTGCAACTGGACAAAGTATTAAGAAAGCACAacatgctgctgctgaactAGCCCTTAAGAAGACTGATTACCAAGTTCCTGAACCTAAACCTAAAGTGAAATGCATGTCAAACTCTCAATGTGACAAACCTATTACCCCAACTGTGGAACTTAATGCTTTGGCAATGAAGCTAAATTTTCAACCTGTATACACAAATCTGGCGCCTTTGTCTATTAAATCCAAGATCCAAGAAGATGGTGAGCAATCACCCGTGTGTAAAGGTGACTTTCGATTAAATCAAGTGGATCATAACGAAAGATTTTTAAACGCCGATTTTCAGCGTCAACATACTCACACGTCTCAGCGATTTCCCTCAAGCTCAAATCAG AGATACTACTTTAATCGTTACCAACAAGCACCAGTGACGCATAGAGTTACTTTAGCAGTTGGACATGTTTTCGTTACTGGTGAAGGACTTCAACCTCAAGCGGCGCGGCACCACGCTGCACAACAGGCACTAGAGCAGTTACGGGGCCAAACGTTGATTGACAAAGTGCAATTGGATG AGGCTGCAGTTATAAGCGAAGCCAACACGGACTCGGATTTAAAATCTCCCGTCTCCTTAGTTCACGAATTGGCACTAAAGTTAAATTTAACTGTAGAATTTACAGTT TTGAATGAGAGTGGACCGCCCCACATGAGAAATTTCATCGTGCAATGCAAACTAGGGGAAGTTACTACTCAAGGAGAAGGAAACTGTAAAAAG GTGGCCAAAAGAAAAGCAGCAGAGATCATGATCGAtgaattaaagaaagtccacCCTAACGGAGTCTTGCGTCCTTTGGAAGGAAATACCGTAAGCCCACCACGCATCCGcgtcaaaaataaatcaaccaTCGCCAGGAAAAAGCCACGCAATTTAGTCAAG GATGTTACATCTGCATCTAACGGTTGCCTTGGCACAAAACCTCAAGATCCAATATCTCAACTAGTTCAACTGCAGCAGgcgaggaaagaaaaggaaccaGTATTTACTGTTTTGTCAGAAAGGGGAATCCCCCGTCAGTCCCCCGAATTTGTTGTAGAAGTTGCTGTTGGCTCGGTAACGGCAACAGGTGTtggaactaaaaaaaaagacgccaAACGCGCTGCTGCTCTCAAGGCGCTGGATGCTCTTGGTGATTCCAGCAAGTCATCTGCTTCTAGCGATACATCAGTTGCTGTTGAGACACTCTTACAGGATGCGCCACTCTCCAACAGCAATTGCACAGGTCGTCAAATGGTTCCGGgtcttcttttattaggagGCGGACAGAGTAGGAAAATTGACTCTCCATTCATAACCGATTCATCGAATGCCACTGGAATTAAAGAAACTACTCAATCGTCTCGTCCGCCCAAG ACTTCTGGAGGGTTGCGCCCGGAAATACGTCTAAGGTACTTGGCCCAAGTACTGGAATACGAGGTCGAGTTTTCCGATTTTCCAAAG GGCAAGAAAGGAGATTTCGTTAGCCTTGTGACCTTGAATACAAATCCTCCGCAAGTGTCGCACGGACTTGGTGCCACTTTGGAAGAAGCCCATGATAAC GCTGCTTCCAATATGATGAAATTGCTTTCTGAAGGGTCTCAAGATGACACCGTTGGTCCCAACAAAGAAAACGCAGATCAACGAAGCACAGGACCccaataa
- the LOC124194072 gene encoding double-stranded RNA-binding protein Staufen homolog isoform X2: MSGGAQEALIPAQGLELKNTIEELHKIETFENVGCIEKENRCESTDDTDFSMGLQDKSEQNGKKKTPMCLVNELARHHKIQPQYRLTEESGPAHQKTFVVNLKLGEEQYSATGQSIKKAQHAAAELALKKTDYQVPEPKPKVKCMSNSQCDKPITPTVELNALAMKLNFQPVYTNLAPLSIKSKIQEDGEQSPVCKGDFRLNQVDHNERFLNADFQRQHTHTSQRFPSSSNQRYYFNRYQQAPVTHRVTLAVGHVFVTGEGLQPQAARHHAAQQALEQLRGQTLIDKVQLDEAAVISEANTDSDLKSPVSLVHELALKLNLTVEFTVLNESGPPHMRNFIVQCKLGEVTTQGEGNCKKVAKRKAAEIMIDELKKVHPNGVLRPLEGNTVSPPRIRVKNKSTIARKKPRNLVKDVTSASNGCLGTKPQDPISQLVQLQQARKEKEPVFTVLSERGIPRQSPEFVVEVAVGSVTATGVGTKKKDAKRAAALKALDALGDSSKSSASSDTSVAVETLLQDAPLSNSNCTGRQMVPGLLLLGGGQSRKIDSPFITDSSNATGIKETTQSSRPPKTSGGLRPEIRLRYLAQVLEYEVEFSDFPKGKKGDFVSLVTLNTNPPQVSHGLGATLEEAHDNAASNMMKLLSEGSQDDTVGPNKENADQRSTGPQ; encoded by the exons ATGTCAGGTGGTGCACAAGAAGCCCTGATACCAGCTCAAGGTTTAGAGTTGAAGAACACAATTGAAGAGTTAcacaaaattgaaacatttgagAATGTTGGATgcattgagaaagaaaatcggTGTGAATCTACTGATGATACTGATTTCTCAATGGGTTTACAAGACAAATCTGAGcagaatgggaaaaagaaaaccccaaTGTGTCTAGTCAATGAGCTTGCTCGCCACCATAAG atACAGCCTCAGTATCGTCTGACAGAGGAATCAGGACCTGCACATCAGAAAACATTTGTTGTGAACCTGAAATTGG GTGAGGAGCAGTATAGTGCAACTGGACAAAGTATTAAGAAAGCACAacatgctgctgctgaactAGCCCTTAAGAAGACTGATTACCAAGTTCCTGAACCTAAACCTAAAGTGAAATGCATGTCAAACTCTCAATGTGACAAACCTATTACCCCAACTGTGGAACTTAATGCTTTGGCAATGAAGCTAAATTTTCAACCTGTATACACAAATCTGGCGCCTTTGTCTATTAAATCCAAGATCCAAGAAGATGGTGAGCAATCACCCGTGTGTAAAGGTGACTTTCGATTAAATCAAGTGGATCATAACGAAAGATTTTTAAACGCCGATTTTCAGCGTCAACATACTCACACGTCTCAGCGATTTCCCTCAAGCTCAAATCAG AGATACTACTTTAATCGTTACCAACAAGCACCAGTGACGCATAGAGTTACTTTAGCAGTTGGACATGTTTTCGTTACTGGTGAAGGACTTCAACCTCAAGCGGCGCGGCACCACGCTGCACAACAGGCACTAGAGCAGTTACGGGGCCAAACGTTGATTGACAAAGTGCAATTGGATG AGGCTGCAGTTATAAGCGAAGCCAACACGGACTCGGATTTAAAATCTCCCGTCTCCTTAGTTCACGAATTGGCACTAAAGTTAAATTTAACTGTAGAATTTACAGTT TTGAATGAGAGTGGACCGCCCCACATGAGAAATTTCATCGTGCAATGCAAACTAGGGGAAGTTACTACTCAAGGAGAAGGAAACTGTAAAAAG GTGGCCAAAAGAAAAGCAGCAGAGATCATGATCGAtgaattaaagaaagtccacCCTAACGGAGTCTTGCGTCCTTTGGAAGGAAATACCGTAAGCCCACCACGCATCCGcgtcaaaaataaatcaaccaTCGCCAGGAAAAAGCCACGCAATTTAGTCAAG GATGTTACATCTGCATCTAACGGTTGCCTTGGCACAAAACCTCAAGATCCAATATCTCAACTAGTTCAACTGCAGCAGgcgaggaaagaaaaggaaccaGTATTTACTGTTTTGTCAGAAAGGGGAATCCCCCGTCAGTCCCCCGAATTTGTTGTAGAAGTTGCTGTTGGCTCGGTAACGGCAACAGGTGTtggaactaaaaaaaaagacgccaAACGCGCTGCTGCTCTCAAGGCGCTGGATGCTCTTGGTGATTCCAGCAAGTCATCTGCTTCTAGCGATACATCAGTTGCTGTTGAGACACTCTTACAGGATGCGCCACTCTCCAACAGCAATTGCACAGGTCGTCAAATGGTTCCGGgtcttcttttattaggagGCGGACAGAGTAGGAAAATTGACTCTCCATTCATAACCGATTCATCGAATGCCACTGGAATTAAAGAAACTACTCAATCGTCTCGTCCGCCCAAG ACTTCTGGAGGGTTGCGCCCGGAAATACGTCTAAGGTACTTGGCCCAAGTACTGGAATACGAGGTCGAGTTTTCCGATTTTCCAAAG GGCAAGAAAGGAGATTTCGTTAGCCTTGTGACCTTGAATACAAATCCTCCGCAAGTGTCGCACGGACTTGGTGCCACTTTGGAAGAAGCCCATGATAAC GCTGCTTCCAATATGATGAAATTGCTTTCTGAAGGGTCTCAAGATGACACCGTTGGTCCCAACAAAGAAAACGCAGATCAACGAAGCACAGGACCccaataa